A genomic segment from Segniliparus rotundus DSM 44985 encodes:
- the smpB gene encoding SsrA-binding protein SmpB, whose product MKSVKKNDPNEALIARNRKARHDYSILDVYEAGVVLQGTEVKSLREGHANLSDAYATVDGDEVWLRGVHIPEYRNGSWTNHTPTRTRKLLLHRREIENLVGKTREGNTTLVPLSMYFKAGKVKVEIALARGKQLHDKRQDLAKRDADREVVRAIGRARKGMS is encoded by the coding sequence ATGAAGAGCGTGAAGAAAAACGACCCGAACGAGGCGTTGATCGCGCGCAACCGCAAAGCCAGGCATGACTATTCCATCCTGGACGTGTACGAGGCCGGGGTGGTGCTGCAGGGCACCGAGGTCAAAAGCCTGCGCGAGGGCCACGCCAACCTCTCCGACGCCTACGCCACCGTGGACGGCGACGAAGTGTGGTTGCGCGGGGTCCACATACCCGAATACCGCAACGGCAGCTGGACCAACCACACGCCCACGCGGACCCGCAAACTGCTGCTGCACCGGCGGGAGATCGAGAACCTCGTCGGCAAGACCAGAGAAGGAAACACCACCCTGGTGCCCCTGTCGATGTACTTCAAAGCGGGCAAAGTCAAGGTGGAAATCGCCCTCGCCCGAGGAAAGCAGCTGCACGACAAGCGTCAAGACCTCGCCAAACGAGACGCGGACCGCGAAGTCGTCAGGGCAATCGGAAGAGCCCGAAAAGGGATGTCCTGA